In the Diorhabda sublineata isolate icDioSubl1.1 chromosome 10, icDioSubl1.1, whole genome shotgun sequence genome, gaataaattatcTATCCATATGTTGAATCTTTTCAACTAATTTAATGGTAACTAGAaacgtttaattataaatttatctatatattattaaattgatgCTGGCAAACGACCTTTTATCAATAAGAAAACGATTGATATCTTTTAGTTCACAAAGAAATGACCTCAGTTAAGTACAGTTCAAAGctcatattaaaataattttgaaaattttgcaaaagAGCATTAACGAATTACAGGTGTCTTTTTTATCGGCCGAATTTTCACGCAACTGTCCTCCAGATGAcattgacaattattaagaatattttgaagCCAGGGGTGGTAAAGAGCGCACTTTCTTCGAAAAAAATGGCTTTGAATAAACTTTCTATTGATGCACTAGACCTTGCAAACAAAAGGGTATTAATGAGGTAagtgaatatatattaaattttactcATTTTAGACATTGACAATTAATAGTTTTTACGCTTATAGGTTAagttactcaatttttttttcggtacccaagttgatttattaatttactgttttatttacaaatataaaagccaaaatatttttatttattgattatttattatattatgagctaaaattgaaaaaaaaaactttgttgattattattttaattattttatagctATGTAGCCACAggcatatttaattttttaaataaaaaagtagtaaTCTCTCTTCCATTCTATTTTTAAtcgtatatattattaattttcatacattttctaAGTAGtttaatattatcttaatagaagtataatttcttttatgaagtaaaaaaaattgtaaatatcatGTGATCTTATATAATCCAGGTTACTAgctgtttaaaaatatttttagagtgGATTTTAATGTTCCATTGAAAGAAGGTGTTATTACCAACAATCAAAGAATAGTAGCAGCTTTGGATACTATTAAATATGCTCTGGATAAAAACGCAAAGAGTATTGTACTTATGTCCCATTTGGGACGACCGGACGGTACCCCAAATCCAAAATACACTATGAAACCAGTAGCAGGTGAATTAGAGAAATTATTGAGCAGGTaaacgattaattttaataaactagTGCTCTACTattgaattaaaacattttagaCCCATTCAGTTCCTTCCTGATTGCGTAGGTCCTGAAATCGAAAAGGAATGCGCCGATCCCAAACCAGGGACTGTTATTTTGTTAGAGAATCTTCGATATCACATCGAAGAAGAAGGTTTTTATCTTAACATTTAATATTTCAGGAAACTTAACAGTTTATTGTCACAGGTAAAGGTGTCGATGGTAGTGGTAACAAGGTTAAAGCCGATCCAGCCAAAGTTAAAGAATTCCGTACAAGCTTGAGAAAATTGGGGGATCTTTATGTTAATGATGCATTTGGTACAGCTCATCGCGCACATTCCTCCATGATGGGTGAGGGCTTCGACAAAAGGGCTTCAGGGTTTTTACTCAAGAAGGAACTTCAATATTTTGCTAAAGCTTTGGACAACCCAGAaaggtaaaataaatttttttaacaatattgtACTTCCTCTGATGGTATTTGTATCAAATGGAAAAGTGaagtaattaaaaaagttaCTGGGTATCAGATCTGGTAAATGTAATGGACAGGTTGTGAATTCAGGTCCCAGACTGATTGTAGAAATAAATTCGTGAAATATGAGTATGAATGTTGTTGCTTTTGTATTTCTCACAATGTTTTTCATTCCAAATACACTAGGTGCTAAATAAGCTGGTGGATGGTGCAGTAGTTCAGTTAATTTGTCGCTCATATATGATGAAAATTGCTTGAAGTGTTGCCAGATATATTCCAGGCGAAGTCCAAGTCTTGTATTAGAgtaattttgcattttattgaaattgaacatttgaactactcattttgtacatgtttttcataataacaCAGAGGAAAGGTCTCCAATAGCTGGAATATTGTTGATGaagtaaaaatattgatttaaaaatgtacaaatagtGATTAAAGAACCTTAATGTAGTTCAAGACTCTTCAAAGGAGTAAAAATTGATGATGCGAAGGTTAAACAATGTAAATGTTGTTGCTTTAGTATTTTGCTCAGAATTTTTTGTTCAGAAAAACACTAGGTATTAAATATGTGAATTGTGGTGGATGATCCAGTAATTTGATGTCATATACAAAGGAAACTGCTTCAAATGCTACTGGATATGAGGACAGGATAATATAAGATACTTCTAGTACCGTATTTGTAATTTATCGAAGCTTGGTTTGTTTAGAGtaacatttgaactactcattTTATTAATGTTTGTAGTAGAAGAGATtcaaaaatgatacaaaagTTATTAAGAGATACTTTGATTGAGTTTCTGACTACTTGTATCAGTATATTGGtgagataataataaaaaattcgaaatatccATCAATTTAATAGTATAAATGTTAttggttttgaattttttccaaaatttttttattaaatggcAATAGGCACCACAAGGGTGGATTGAAATAGATGGAACAGCAGTTCAATTGGTTTGGTGTCATGTATAATGGAAACATCTTTAaatattgtcagatattatcaCAGGATTATATAAACGGGCGTCAGTAACTTATCTGGCATATTTTGGAGCAACTTTCTATTATAGtaaaattaaggaaaataaaaatttcaatttatttatcgTGTTATATTTGGAgtgacatttgaactactcattttgtgtatatatatatgatacaGTGTCTGTTGTGTTTGAAGTGACATTTGAAATActcattttg is a window encoding:
- the LOC130449267 gene encoding phosphoglycerate kinase-like — translated: MTLTIIKNILKPGVVKSALSSKKMALNKLSIDALDLANKRVLMRVDFNVPLKEGVITNNQRIVAALDTIKYALDKNAKSIVLMSHLGRPDGTPNPKYTMKPVAGELEKLLSRPIQFLPDCVGPEIEKECADPKPGTVILLENLRYHIEEEGKGVDGSGNKVKADPAKVKEFRTSLRKLGDLYVNDAFGTAHRAHSSMMGEGFDKRASGFLLKKELQYFAKALDNPERPFLAILGGAKVADKIQLIENLLDKVNEMIIGGGMAYTFLKESKGMKIGDSLYDKEGAKIVNKLLEKAKANNVQIHLPVDFILADGFSENAKTCSATQEEGILDGWMGLDIGPKTIEKFKEPIRRAKVIVWNGPAGVFEWEKFANGTKAIMDEVVAATGKGAITIIGGGDTATCAAKWKTEDKVSHVSTGGGASLELLEGKVLPGVAALSDA